The following proteins are encoded in a genomic region of Synechococcus sp. CBW1002:
- the uvrB gene encoding excinuclease ABC subunit UvrB has translation MAFQLHAPYEPKGDQPTAIEALVGGVEGGERYQTLLGATGTGKTFTIANVIARTGRPALVLAHNKTLAAQLCNELREFFPKNAVEYFISYYDYYQPEAYVPVSDTYIAKTASINEEIDMLRHSATRSLFERRDVIVVASISCIYGLGIPSEYLKAAVKFQVGDTLNLRASLRELVNNQYSRNDLEISRGRFRVRGDVLEIGPAYEDRLVRVELFGDEVEAIRYVDPTTGEILQSLETINIYPAKHFVTPKERLVEAIGEIRAELRQRLDLLNSQGRLLEAQRLEQRTTYDLEMLEQVGYCNGVENYARHLAGRPAGTPPECLIDYFPDDWLLVVDESHVTCSQLQAMYNGDQSRKSVLIEHGFRLPSAADNRPLKGEEFWQKAQQTIFVSATPGSWELAQSQDQVVQQVIRPTGVLDPIVEVRPTEGQVDDLLGEIRVRAEKQERVLITTLTKRMAEDLSDYLAENGVRVRYLHSEIHSIERIEIIQDLRNGVYDVLVGVNLLREGLDLPEVSLVAILDADKEGFLRAERSLIQTIGRAARHVEGVALLYADNLTESMEKAISETERRRAIQQAYNAANGITPTPAGKRAGNAILAFLEVSRRLSDEQLEEATEQAENNAVPLESLPELITQLEDKMKAAAKNLEFEEAANLRDRIKQLRQKLVGRA, from the coding sequence ATGGCCTTTCAGCTGCACGCTCCCTACGAGCCCAAGGGCGACCAGCCCACCGCCATCGAGGCCCTCGTGGGCGGGGTTGAAGGTGGTGAGCGTTATCAGACCCTGCTGGGAGCCACCGGCACCGGCAAGACCTTCACGATCGCCAATGTGATCGCCCGCACCGGGCGGCCTGCCCTGGTGCTGGCCCACAACAAGACTCTGGCGGCGCAGCTCTGCAATGAACTGCGCGAATTTTTCCCGAAGAACGCCGTCGAATACTTCATCTCCTATTACGACTACTACCAGCCAGAGGCCTACGTGCCGGTCAGCGATACCTACATCGCCAAAACGGCGTCGATCAACGAGGAGATCGACATGCTGCGCCACTCGGCCACCCGCTCCTTGTTCGAGCGCCGCGATGTGATCGTGGTGGCCTCGATCAGCTGCATCTACGGCCTGGGCATTCCATCGGAGTACCTCAAGGCGGCGGTGAAGTTTCAGGTGGGCGACACGCTCAATCTCCGCGCGTCGCTGCGGGAGCTGGTCAACAATCAATACTCCCGCAACGATCTGGAGATCTCCCGCGGTCGCTTCCGTGTGCGCGGCGATGTTCTGGAGATCGGCCCCGCCTATGAAGATCGCCTGGTGCGGGTGGAGCTGTTCGGCGATGAAGTGGAGGCGATCCGCTACGTCGATCCCACCACCGGCGAGATTCTTCAGAGTCTTGAAACCATCAACATCTATCCGGCCAAGCACTTCGTGACGCCGAAGGAGCGCCTGGTCGAAGCCATTGGCGAGATCCGCGCCGAGCTGCGCCAGCGACTTGACCTGCTCAACAGCCAGGGCCGCTTGCTGGAGGCCCAGCGCCTCGAGCAGCGCACCACCTACGATCTGGAGATGCTGGAGCAGGTGGGCTACTGCAACGGCGTCGAGAACTACGCCCGTCACCTGGCCGGCCGGCCGGCCGGCACGCCGCCGGAGTGCCTGATCGATTACTTCCCGGACGACTGGCTGCTGGTGGTGGACGAAAGTCACGTCACCTGCTCCCAGCTGCAGGCCATGTACAACGGCGATCAGAGCCGCAAGAGTGTGTTGATCGAGCATGGGTTCCGCCTGCCCAGCGCCGCCGACAACCGCCCGCTCAAGGGGGAGGAGTTCTGGCAGAAGGCTCAGCAGACGATCTTCGTGAGTGCCACACCAGGCAGCTGGGAGCTGGCCCAGAGCCAGGATCAGGTGGTGCAGCAGGTGATTCGCCCCACCGGCGTGCTCGACCCGATCGTGGAGGTGCGTCCCACCGAGGGGCAGGTGGACGACCTGCTGGGAGAAATCCGCGTCCGGGCCGAGAAGCAGGAGCGGGTGCTGATCACCACCCTCACCAAGCGGATGGCGGAAGACCTCAGCGACTACCTGGCCGAGAACGGCGTGCGGGTGCGCTATCTGCACTCCGAGATTCACTCGATCGAGCGGATTGAGATCATCCAGGACCTGCGCAACGGGGTGTACGACGTGCTGGTGGGGGTGAACCTGCTGCGCGAAGGCCTCGATCTGCCGGAGGTGTCGCTGGTGGCGATTCTCGATGCCGACAAGGAAGGCTTCCTGCGGGCCGAACGCTCCTTGATCCAGACGATCGGGCGGGCGGCCCGCCATGTGGAAGGGGTGGCACTGCTCTATGCCGACAACCTCACCGAGAGCATGGAGAAGGCGATCTCAGAAACCGAGCGCCGCCGCGCCATCCAGCAGGCCTACAACGCGGCCAACGGCATCACCCCCACCCCGGCTGGAAAGCGGGCTGGCAATGCCATCCTCGCCTTCCTGGAGGTCTCCCGCCGGTTGAGTGATGAACAGCTTGAAGAGGCGACTGAGCAGGCTGAGAACAATGCGGTGCCGCTGGAATCGCTCCCGGAACTGATCACCCAGCTGGAGGACAAGATGAAGGCGGCGGCCAAGAACCTCGAGTTCGAGGAGGCCGCCAATCTCCGCGATCGGATCAAGCAGCTGCGCCAGAAGCTGGTGGGCAGGGCCTGA
- a CDS encoding phage holin family protein: MGSLAWLLQWPIRAVVLLIVAQLPLGVEMQSFGAAVLAVIVISLLGALLAPLLKLLLAPLWVITSLGGLIAPISWLFDGLITVALFALAASLIPEFRLRNGLVSAVLGALVYTLLTGAVLRVFGLERG; encoded by the coding sequence ATGGGTTCACTGGCCTGGCTGTTGCAGTGGCCGATCCGGGCCGTGGTGCTGCTGATCGTTGCCCAGTTGCCCCTGGGGGTGGAGATGCAGAGCTTCGGCGCGGCGGTGCTGGCTGTGATCGTGATCAGCCTGCTGGGGGCGCTGCTGGCGCCGCTGCTGAAGTTGCTGCTGGCACCCCTCTGGGTGATCACCAGCCTGGGCGGGCTGATCGCGCCGATCAGCTGGCTGTTCGACGGCCTGATCACCGTGGCGCTGTTTGCCCTGGCGGCCTCTCTGATCCCGGAGTTCCGGCTGCGCAACGGCCTGGTCAGTGCCGTGCTGGGAGCGTTGGTCTACACGTTGCTCACCGGCGCGGTTCTGAGGGTGTTCGGTCTGGAGCGGGGCTGA
- a CDS encoding DUF561 domain-containing protein — protein MSRLSSLPSSLQRAIAERRALKVIAGLSNFDAAAVQRISRAAGAGGADLIDVACDPELVTLAAAASGLPICVSAVDPELFPAAVAAGAAMVEIGNYDSFYPQGRIFGAEEVLALTRRSRELLGDGVLSVTVPHVLPLDQQEQLAIDLVAAGADLIQTEGGTSARPFSPGSLGLIEKAAPTLAAAHALSRAVTVPVLCASGLSAVTLPLAIAAGAAGVGVGSAVNRLDDELAMVAVVRGLRDALAPVAVAAAATNAVPADR, from the coding sequence ATGTCGCGTCTGTCCAGCCTGCCCAGCTCCCTGCAGCGCGCCATCGCCGAGCGCCGGGCCCTGAAGGTGATCGCCGGTCTCTCCAACTTTGATGCCGCTGCCGTGCAGCGGATCAGCCGAGCCGCCGGTGCCGGTGGCGCCGACCTGATCGATGTGGCCTGTGATCCGGAGCTGGTGACCCTGGCGGCCGCCGCCTCGGGTCTGCCGATCTGCGTGTCTGCGGTGGATCCCGAGCTGTTCCCCGCAGCGGTGGCCGCTGGCGCCGCCATGGTGGAGATCGGCAACTACGACAGCTTCTACCCCCAGGGCCGCATCTTCGGGGCCGAGGAGGTGCTGGCGCTCACCCGCCGCAGCCGCGAGCTGCTCGGCGATGGGGTGCTCTCGGTGACCGTGCCCCACGTGCTGCCCCTGGATCAGCAGGAGCAGCTCGCCATCGATCTGGTGGCCGCCGGCGCCGATCTGATCCAGACCGAAGGCGGCACCAGTGCCCGGCCGTTCAGCCCCGGCAGTCTCGGCCTGATCGAGAAGGCGGCGCCCACCCTGGCGGCCGCCCATGCCCTCAGCCGAGCCGTGACCGTGCCGGTGCTCTGCGCCTCCGGCCTCTCCGCTGTCACCCTGCCGCTGGCCATCGCCGCCGGTGCCGCCGGCGTGGGTGTGGGCTCCGCCGTGAACCGGCTTGACGATGAACTGGCGATGGTGGCGGTGGTGCGCGGTCTGCGCGATGCCCTGGCGCCGGTGGCTGTGGCAGCAGCTGCGACGAACGCTGTGCCAGCTGATCGCTGA
- the tilS gene encoding tRNA lysidine(34) synthetase TilS yields the protein MILPSETVNSHEAPAGAPAKAQPHWSADHLSLHQLLRQQPQLLPAGAPLLLAVSGGQDSMAMTGLLLDLTRLHGWSLQLWHGDHGWRPESGQQAAELAQWAQQHGLALQIDRAEALAPNEAAARHWRYERLAHWAERLGCQRVVTAHTASDRAETLLLHLARGSHRRGLASLRRQRPLLEPAPSDPAAETAIQLVRPLLLFSRSDTARLCRELGLPVWTDPSNTDPRFARNRLRQEVLPVLEQLHPGATRRIGAQAERLAEELERDEELVALALAGLHTTPATSTHEVFTHEASSLGRQLQRAPLVALSLASQRALLQHWLSQHNLQPLSSRQLETLLARLAPRRGPGRLDLAGGWRLRWDRSTLALLGPTAGSPLHD from the coding sequence GTGATTCTCCCATCTGAAACCGTGAACTCCCACGAAGCGCCAGCTGGGGCCCCGGCCAAGGCCCAGCCGCACTGGAGCGCCGACCATCTGAGCCTGCACCAGCTGCTGCGTCAGCAACCCCAGCTGCTGCCCGCCGGCGCACCCCTGCTGCTGGCCGTCTCCGGCGGGCAGGATTCGATGGCGATGACGGGCCTGCTGCTGGATCTGACACGCCTGCATGGCTGGTCGCTGCAGCTCTGGCATGGCGACCATGGCTGGCGGCCGGAATCGGGCCAGCAGGCCGCCGAACTGGCCCAGTGGGCCCAGCAGCACGGGCTGGCGCTGCAGATCGATCGCGCCGAAGCGCTGGCGCCCAACGAAGCAGCGGCGCGGCACTGGCGCTACGAGCGGCTGGCCCACTGGGCCGAGCGGCTGGGCTGCCAGCGGGTGGTGACGGCCCACACCGCCAGCGACCGGGCCGAAACCCTGCTCTTGCACCTGGCCCGCGGCAGCCATCGGCGCGGCCTGGCCAGCCTGCGGCGCCAGCGCCCCCTGCTGGAGCCGGCACCGTCAGATCCCGCTGCCGAGACAGCGATCCAGCTGGTGCGGCCACTGTTGCTGTTCAGCCGCAGCGACACGGCCCGTCTCTGCCGCGAGCTGGGCCTGCCGGTCTGGACGGACCCCAGCAATACCGATCCCCGCTTCGCTCGCAATCGGCTGCGGCAGGAGGTGCTGCCTGTGCTGGAGCAGCTCCATCCCGGCGCCACCCGACGGATCGGCGCCCAGGCCGAAAGGCTGGCCGAGGAACTGGAGCGGGACGAGGAACTCGTTGCACTTGCCCTGGCCGGCCTGCATACCACTCCCGCGACTTCCACCCACGAGGTTTTCACCCACGAGGCTTCCTCCCTCGGCCGGCAGTTGCAACGGGCGCCGCTGGTGGCCCTCAGCCTGGCCAGCCAACGGGCCCTGCTGCAGCACTGGCTGAGCCAGCACAACCTGCAGCCTCTCTCCAGCCGTCAGCTGGAGACGCTGCTGGCCCGCCTGGCGCCGCGCCGCGGTCCTGGCCGGCTCGATCTGGCCGGAGGCTGGCGCTTGCGCTGGGATCGCAGCACACTGGCCCTGCTTGGGCCCACCGCCGGATCGCCGCTGCATGACTGA